The Benincasa hispida cultivar B227 chromosome 11, ASM972705v1, whole genome shotgun sequence genome has a segment encoding these proteins:
- the LOC120091212 gene encoding fasciclin-like arabinogalactan protein 15 yields MDSPSNGVSLFCLFLTLLSLSPFSSAALRRNPLPKSPSSTSTAASQINSNSILVALLDSHYTELAELVEKALLLQTLEDAVGKYNLTIFAPRNEALERELDPEFKRFLLEPRNLKSLQTLLMSHIVPKRVGFNQWFERNRGSSPIRHRTLGDSHLDLKNSDSGKIIVGSAEIVRPDDVVRPDGVIHGIERLLIPRSVQEDFNRRRNLQSISAVLPEGAPEVDPRTHRLKKPAPPVPAGASPVLPIYDALAPGPSIAPAPAPGPGGPHHHFDGERQVKDFIQTLLHYGGYNEMADILVNLTSLATEMGRLVSEGYVLTVLAPNDEAMAKLTTDQLSEPGAPEQIIYYHVIPEYQTEESMYNAVRRFGKVRYQTLRLPHAVTAQEADGSVKFGQGEGSAYLFDPDIYTDGRISVQGIDGVLFPLEEDKASEKKSNSALKVATKPRRGKLMELTCSMLGAFGQDSHFSSCQ; encoded by the exons ATGGATTCCCCCTCCAATGGCGTCTCTCTCTTTTGCCTCTTTCTCACTCTTCTCTCCCTTTCCCCCTTCTCCTCCGCCGCCCTTCGCCGTAACCCACTTCCCAAATCCCCTTCATCCACCTCCACCGCCGCTTCTCAGATCAATTCCAACTCCATCCTCGTTGCCCTTCTTGATTCCCACTACACCGAACTTGCAGAGCTCGTCGAGAAAGCCCTCTTGCTCCAAACCCTTGAGGACGCCGTTGGGAAATATAATCTCACTATCTTTGCACCGAGGAATGAAGCTCTGGAACGGGAATTGGACCCTGAGTTTAAGCGATTCCTTCTTGAACCACGGAATTTGAAATCGCTTCAAACCCTTTTGATGTCCCACATTGTTCCTAAACGAGTTGGGTTTAATCAGTGGTTTGAACGGAATCGTGGTTCGAGTCCGATTCGACATCGGACATTGGGGGATTCCCATTTGGATTTGAAGAATTCTGATTCCGGTAAGATAATTGTTGGTTCGGCTGAGATTGTTCGTCCCGATGATGTTGTTCGTCCTGATGGTGTAATCCATGGAATCGAACGGCTGTTGATTCCCCGTTCTGTGCAAGAGGATTTCAACCGTCGGAGAAATTTGCAATCGATTTCCGCCGTTTTGCCGGAAGGTGCACCGGAAGTCGACCCACGAACTCACCGGTTGAAGAAGCCAGCTCCACCAGTCCCCGCCGGAGCATCTCCCGTTTTACCAATCTACGACGCTTTAGCTCCAGGCCCTTCTATCGCTCCGGCGCCGGCTCCTGGCCCCGGAGGACCCCACCACCACTTCGACGGGGAGCGGCAAGTCAAGGATTTCATCCAAACGTTGCTACATTACGGCGGCTACAACGAGATGGCTGACATTTTAGTGAATTTGACGTCTCTAGCTACAGAGATGGGGAGATTAGTCTCTGAAGGCTATGTTCTTACAGTTCTCGCTCCAAATGACGAAGCGATGGCGAAGCTTACGACCGATCAACTGAGCGAACCCGGGGCGCCAGAGCAGATCATATACTACCATGTAATCCCAGAGTACCAAACAGAGGAGAGTATGTACAATGCGGTTCGGCGATTTGGGAAAGTTCGATACCAAACGCTTCGGCTGCCACACGCCGTCACGGCGCAGGAGGCCGATGGGTCGGTGAAATTCGGGCAGGGAGAAGGCTCTGCTTATCTGTTTGATCCTGATATATACACAGATGGTCGGATTTCAGTGCAGGGGATTGATGGAGTTCTGTTTCCCTTGGAGGAGGACAAAGCTTCAGAGAAGAAATCAAATTCAGCTCTTAAAGTTGCCACTAAACCAAGAAGAG GGAAGCTGATGGAACTTACTTGTAGTATGCTTGGAGCCTTTGGACAGGACTCTCATTTCTCTTCATGCCAATGA